Proteins from one Streptosporangium becharense genomic window:
- a CDS encoding GNAT family N-acetyltransferase, with product MSPYDVHPAEAEHLEGARSVMLDTFYREFGHGYHPVWHRDVIDLDGTYLRPARHALFVATKGGEVVATTAVRAGGPSCPPHPRFLADRYPAETTAQLFRVYVRPEHRRQGLAGAMVRLACRFVADTAGYEALYLHTDTRVEGAEAFWRSMATEVHDARDGDHEHFQTIHFEIPLDGFRDTADTSGALQARS from the coding sequence ATGAGCCCCTACGACGTCCACCCGGCCGAGGCCGAGCACCTCGAAGGCGCGCGCAGCGTCATGCTGGACACCTTCTACCGGGAGTTCGGCCACGGCTACCACCCGGTGTGGCACCGGGACGTCATCGACCTCGACGGCACCTACCTGCGTCCGGCCAGGCACGCCCTCTTCGTGGCGACCAAGGGGGGCGAGGTCGTCGCAACCACCGCGGTCCGGGCAGGAGGTCCCTCGTGCCCGCCGCACCCCCGCTTCCTCGCCGACCGCTACCCGGCGGAGACCACCGCCCAGCTCTTCCGCGTCTACGTACGGCCCGAGCACCGCCGTCAGGGACTGGCCGGGGCCATGGTCCGGCTCGCCTGCCGCTTCGTGGCCGACACCGCCGGGTACGAGGCCCTCTACCTGCACACCGACACCCGGGTGGAGGGGGCGGAGGCGTTCTGGAGGTCGATGGCCACGGAGGTCCACGACGCCCGCGACGGCGACCACGAGCACTTCCAGACCATCCACTTCGAGATCCCGCTGGACGGGTTCCGGGACACCGCCGACACGTCCGGAGCACTCCAGGCGCGCTCGTAA
- a CDS encoding ABC transporter ATP-binding protein → MIRVAELRAEAGGSTLVDGVSFELGPGQVLALVGASGSGKTTIGRALLGEHAPGVVVSGTVEVTGTVGYLPQHPASVLNPVRRIGAVLREIARRHGEGETARRHEAERISSALRRAELPAGEDLLRRYPHQLSGGQQQRLVLAQTLLVAPSAIVADEPTTGQDAITKREVIDELKGLARAGLAVVLLSHDLDVVAALADHVVVLSGGRAVESGPAREVLTRPRHDYTRRLLAARLPVSPPPGPASPPDAGPSPIPSPSPTPDPSPGPGSPPGPGSPPGPGPSRGPARLAVEGLTAGHRSATVLHEVSLRVATGRCLALVGRSGSGKTTLARCIAGLHEPAAGEVLLDGRPLGRSLSRRRREDIARVQYVFQDAHASFDHNRTVVGQVSRTAVRLRGLSPQEARDAALEMLRRVGLDAESAARRPGQLSGGELQRAALARALLASPDVLVCDEITSGLDMVTQAGVLDLLDELRRAFGLTLVLISHDMGVVARLADHVVILSEGRVAEEGAAAHVLDRPRHPLTRNLLDPHVYQENRA, encoded by the coding sequence GCGGAGCTCCGCGCCGAGGCGGGCGGCAGCACGCTGGTCGACGGCGTCTCCTTCGAACTCGGCCCCGGCCAGGTGCTCGCCCTGGTCGGCGCCTCGGGCAGCGGCAAGACCACGATCGGCAGGGCGTTGCTCGGCGAGCACGCCCCCGGAGTGGTCGTGTCCGGGACGGTCGAGGTGACCGGCACCGTGGGCTACCTGCCCCAGCATCCCGCATCGGTGCTCAACCCGGTCCGCCGCATCGGCGCGGTCCTGCGTGAGATCGCCAGGAGGCACGGGGAGGGCGAGACAGCGCGGCGGCACGAGGCGGAACGGATCTCGTCCGCCCTCCGCCGGGCGGAGCTGCCCGCGGGCGAGGACCTGCTCCGCCGCTACCCGCACCAGCTCTCCGGCGGACAGCAGCAGCGCCTGGTGCTCGCCCAGACCCTCCTGGTGGCACCATCGGCGATCGTGGCGGACGAGCCCACCACCGGTCAGGACGCCATCACCAAGCGGGAGGTCATCGACGAGCTGAAGGGTCTCGCCCGCGCGGGCCTCGCCGTGGTGCTGCTCAGCCACGACCTGGACGTGGTGGCCGCGCTCGCCGACCACGTCGTCGTTCTGTCCGGCGGCCGGGCGGTGGAGAGCGGCCCGGCCCGGGAGGTGCTCACCCGGCCCCGGCACGACTACACCCGGCGGCTGCTCGCCGCGCGGCTCCCGGTGAGCCCGCCTCCCGGCCCGGCGTCTCCTCCCGACGCGGGCCCCTCTCCCATCCCGAGCCCTTCTCCCACCCCGGACCCCTCTCCCGGTCCTGGATCTCCTCCCGGCCCCGGGTCTCCCCCCGGTCCTGGGCCTTCTCGCGGTCCGGCCCGGCTGGCGGTGGAGGGGCTGACCGCAGGACACCGCTCGGCCACCGTGCTGCACGAGGTGTCACTGCGGGTGGCCACCGGGCGGTGCCTGGCGCTGGTCGGGCGCTCGGGCAGCGGCAAGACCACCCTGGCGCGCTGCATCGCGGGGTTGCACGAACCTGCGGCGGGAGAAGTCCTGCTGGACGGGAGGCCACTCGGCCGGTCGCTGTCGCGCCGGCGTCGCGAGGACATCGCCCGCGTGCAGTACGTCTTCCAGGACGCGCACGCCTCCTTCGACCACAACCGGACGGTGGTCGGCCAGGTGAGCCGGACCGCGGTGCGGTTGCGCGGCCTGAGCCCGCAGGAGGCGCGGGACGCGGCACTGGAGATGCTCCGGCGGGTCGGGCTCGACGCGGAATCGGCGGCCCGCCGGCCCGGGCAGCTGTCCGGTGGGGAGCTCCAGCGCGCGGCGCTCGCCCGCGCGCTGCTCGCCTCCCCCGACGTCCTCGTCTGCGACGAGATCACCTCCGGCCTGGACATGGTCACCCAGGCCGGTGTCCTCGACCTGCTCGACGAGCTCCGCCGCGCGTTCGGTCTGACCCTCGTACTGATCAGCCATGACATGGGTGTCGTCGCCCGGCTCGCGGACCATGTCGTGATCCTCTCAGAGGGCCGGGTCGCGGAGGAGGGTGCCGCCGCGCACGTCCTCGACCGGCCCCGTCACCCGCTGACCCGCAACCTCCTTGATCCACACGTCTACCAGGAGAACAGAGCATGA
- a CDS encoding MFS transporter — MHDYRRDLDMFRDRRFTLLLAARTISMLGSSFAPVALAFGILGLPGATPTTLSIVLTAEALPMVVFMLVGGVIADRLPRHRVMMAGEVLNAAAFSSLAAMMLTGWTPLPALAVAAALTGVGMAVLYPALTGIIPDVVPAERLQTANALLGLGGNSARVAGLVLSGGAVVALGGGWSLAVSGAMFATAAVLVAGIRLTPAERSASESHSVLADLRGGWREFVSRQWLWVVVAQFSVLVMAVQAAHGVLGPLVATESLGGAGAWAAVLAGEAVGMIGGVFVALRLRPRRPILFATILTVPTALPYVLLGSGAPLWAIVLGAVVMGVCFDVFGVLWSTTMQREIPPESLSRVSSYDALGSLMLGPVGLMVAGPLAIAVGPEPALLGCAALVVLSSLAALLSPGVRNLRAPETVLDGTEDAPSEPVPADAPSVVPEAAPKAVPS, encoded by the coding sequence GTGCACGACTATCGCCGCGATCTCGACATGTTCCGGGATCGCCGTTTCACCCTGCTGCTCGCCGCGCGGACCATCTCGATGCTGGGCAGTTCCTTCGCCCCGGTCGCGCTGGCTTTCGGCATCCTCGGCCTCCCTGGGGCGACGCCCACGACGCTGTCGATCGTGCTCACCGCCGAGGCGCTGCCGATGGTGGTGTTCATGCTCGTGGGCGGTGTGATCGCCGACAGGTTGCCTCGGCACCGGGTCATGATGGCCGGTGAGGTGCTCAACGCGGCGGCGTTCTCCTCCCTGGCCGCGATGATGCTCACCGGGTGGACCCCGCTGCCCGCGTTGGCGGTGGCGGCGGCGCTGACCGGCGTGGGCATGGCGGTCCTGTATCCCGCGCTGACCGGCATCATCCCCGACGTCGTCCCGGCCGAGCGGTTGCAGACCGCCAACGCGCTGCTCGGGCTGGGCGGCAACAGCGCGCGTGTCGCGGGGCTCGTGCTGAGCGGAGGCGCGGTGGTCGCGCTCGGCGGGGGCTGGTCGCTCGCCGTCAGCGGCGCCATGTTCGCGACGGCGGCCGTGCTCGTCGCCGGGATCCGCCTCACCCCGGCGGAACGCTCCGCCAGTGAAAGCCACTCGGTCCTGGCCGACCTGCGGGGCGGCTGGCGGGAGTTCGTCTCCAGGCAGTGGCTCTGGGTGGTCGTCGCGCAGTTCTCCGTGCTGGTGATGGCGGTGCAGGCCGCGCACGGCGTGCTCGGACCGCTGGTCGCCACCGAGAGCCTGGGCGGGGCGGGCGCCTGGGCGGCGGTCCTGGCGGGGGAGGCGGTCGGCATGATCGGCGGTGTCTTCGTCGCGCTGCGACTGCGTCCCCGCCGCCCCATCCTGTTCGCCACGATCCTCACCGTGCCCACGGCCCTTCCGTACGTGCTGCTCGGTTCAGGGGCCCCGCTGTGGGCGATCGTCCTCGGGGCGGTCGTGATGGGCGTCTGCTTCGACGTCTTCGGTGTGTTGTGGAGCACCACCATGCAGCGGGAGATCCCGCCGGAGTCCCTGTCGCGGGTCAGTTCCTACGACGCCCTGGGGTCGTTGATGCTCGGCCCGGTCGGTCTGATGGTGGCCGGGCCGCTGGCGATCGCGGTCGGACCGGAGCCCGCGCTCCTGGGGTGCGCCGCGCTCGTCGTCCTCTCCTCCCTGGCCGCGCTGCTCTCTCCGGGGGTCCGTAACCTGCGTGCCCCGGAAACGGTCCTCGACGGCACTGAGGACGCCCCTTCGGAACCCGTCCCGGCCGACGCCCCGAGCGTCGTTCCGGAGGCCGCCCCCAAGGCCGTGCCGTCCTGA
- a CDS encoding STAS domain-containing protein, translating into MSTAVHVTRVLEPVVENTVLLALAGELDYDNATRFDHDTHEAIAEHHGDVVIDLTDLSFCDSTGMQILLKVRRAVHDRGGRLILVNPHSRVARLLHLTGLIQAFEVRPTLAEAAEALHAT; encoded by the coding sequence GTGAGCACTGCCGTCCATGTGACCCGCGTTCTCGAGCCTGTTGTGGAGAACACCGTTCTCCTGGCTCTGGCCGGCGAGCTCGACTATGACAACGCCACACGATTCGACCACGACACACACGAGGCGATCGCCGAGCACCACGGCGACGTGGTGATCGACCTTACGGACCTCAGCTTCTGTGACTCGACCGGGATGCAGATCCTCCTGAAGGTCCGCAGAGCCGTGCACGACCGCGGCGGACGGCTCATCCTGGTCAACCCGCACTCCCGCGTGGCCAGACTCCTGCATCTGACCGGGCTGATCCAGGCATTCGAGGTGCGTCCCACTCTCGCCGAGGCTGCCGAGGCCCTGCACGCCACCTGA